The following are encoded together in the Leguminivora glycinivorella isolate SPB_JAAS2020 chromosome 18, LegGlyc_1.1, whole genome shotgun sequence genome:
- the LOC125235801 gene encoding activity-regulated cytoskeleton associated protein 2-like, with protein sequence MALSMTEEQLQRIIAALAPASRQGSFARCNAVYDGTGDNEAVETFLSAIKVYKKIENIDDENALEGLTLLLKGDAAVWWEGAKSDVKSWTDFEDRLRHAFAPKIPADILYQRIIELKQDAKTPTEKFVAKKRALIAQLPAPIPPETHQLHMIYGQLHLNIREMVPRSAFKSIDELLKLARSAEEILLEKKTSWEENVASVPSNNKRNTSGRQRCEYCDKNGHAEADCRTKKRQQQEMSSTAGEM encoded by the coding sequence ATGGCCCTCAGCATGACCGAAGAACAGCTCCAGCGCATCATCGCAGCTCTAGCACCGGCAAGCAGACAAGGTTCATTCGCACGATGCAACGCAGTATACGACGGAACCGGCGACAACGAGGCTGTAGAGACGTTTCTCTCAGCCATCAAGGTGTACAAGAAAATCGAGAACATTGACGACGAGAACGCTCTCGAAGGGCTTACCCTCCTATTAAAAGGAGACGCCGCTGTCTGGTGGGAAGGCGCTAAGTCAGACGTCAAATCCTGGACGGATTTTGAAGATCGGCTTCGGCACGCGTTCGCACCGAAGATACCAGCGGACATCCTGTATCAGAGGATAATAGAACTCAAGCAGGATGCGAAGACCCCCACTGAGAAGTTCGTCGCAAAGAAGAGGGCACTCATAGCCCAGCTGCCTGCACCAATCCCACCGGAGACCCATCAACTCCATATGATTTATGGTCAGCTCCACTTGAATATACGGGAAATGGTGCCAAGAAGCGCTTTCAAATCGATCGACGAACTTCTGAAACTCGCACGGAGCGCTGAAGAAATCCTATTGGAAAAGAAGACGAGCTGGGAAGAAAATGTTGCCTCAGTACCTTCAAACAATAAACGGAACACTTCAGGCCGACAACGCTGCGAGTACTGCGATAAGAACGGGCACGCCGAAGCAGATTGTCGCACAAAGAAGCGGCAACAACAAGAGATGAGCTCAACTGCAGGGGAGATGTGA